Within the Nicotiana tabacum cultivar K326 chromosome 11, ASM71507v2, whole genome shotgun sequence genome, the region ACATAAATTATTATCACTTAATCCGTATTAATAATTCACATTTTGATCTCAATTTTGTCACTAAGTATAGTCAAATAATGCAGTTTGCTAAACCCAGGGGTGGGAGTAATAATTTTCCTTTCAAGGATATAACAGGATATAAACTATCAAAACAAATACATATATTGATGCATATATTGATGGCGTTGAACGTATTTGGAGTAATAGACCAAGTCATATGAATATGATTCACAACAATTACATAAGCAAATCGACCTCAAGATTCAGAAACATCACACAAGTCGCAGTTCAATTTGTATTGTAGAGGGTGCATGTACCTCAGACTATATCCCAACTACATATATAGCCCTTCAAAATAGTGGATGTGGGACCGTAAATCAGAATATTTTACCAAAATTCCTACTATAGCATATGCATGATTGAGCTATGACATCAAATAATCCCATAATTTCAGCTAGTTTCAACCTAGGATCTTCAGCATTGCAATTATATTGCTGAAGAGGTGACAGTGGAAAAGAGGCCAAATGGAATGCACTTAAACGATGTGGCATGACGGTCAATGAAGTTGATGAAAATCATGTAAGATTACTGTTTAAATTTCAGCGTAAAATATTTTCGCGATAATAGAATGCACACATTAATAATCTATGATGATCTTAGTAAACAAGCAGTGGCATACTGACAAATGTCATTATTGTTACACCGACCACCAAGTCATAAGGCTTTCCCAAGGGATGCTTTCTATTTACATTCCTGTCTCCTAGAACGAGTGACATGGGTGGTTCTTTCCATTTACCTAAGCCTTTGGTGGCCGAAATACGTAGTACTTGTCCTAGTGAAAATAGCATGTACCCAATAAAAATTGGTCCCGGCAGCATCAttataaatgaaagaaaaaggaGGCCAAATGAAATGGCCTTGACCATTTCACTTCATGTTGCATAGAGAAGGGTGAGCTACAGAAGACTACATTGTGGATGTTATAAAAGATATAAAAAACTATCGAGAATCTTCCCCTAAACAAAACTCTCTTAAATACTACATCGTGGATGTTTCTATTCTTGTGCATGAAGGAGGAATCTCAATTTATAAAGGTCACAACCTTTTTCTACAAGTAAAGGATCTGTTAGATATAGAAAGGATCTATATTTTAAGGAAAAGTAAAAATCAATTATGGTAAACTCTTTTTCCTTCCTTCAAGAAAAGATAAAATCCtggtaagaaaatcaggacaaaATCCTAACACATGATGCTCAGGGGCGGAGCTACAGTAGAGTGTGTGGGTTCGGGCGAACCAGTgactttttcccgaactctgtaTTTGTGTTGAAAAAATTAGTTTATCTATATTGCTAAAGCACGCGAACCCAGTAACCAAAGGGGTTTGGGTTCAGCGGCAAAGGTTCTGTTTCCGGAAAAAATGCTTGGGTTCTAGTCCATTTGAAAGCACCGCATCTTTCTGctacttttcttttaaaagaaaaaaccTAACTAACTAAGAAATAAAACAAACTTTTTTCTGttactttttctttaaaaataaagcAAACGAAGTTCCAAAAGTCAAAGAAACACATTGAAGTTCCAAACTCACGTTTTTTctgctgtttttttttttttttaaaaaaaaactaactaactaAGAAATAAGAACTAGTTTTAGGTCTAGGTCATGGTCTTATCTTAAAATTTAGAACTCATGCACTTTAAATCCTAGCTCCGCCTTGATGATGCTTCATTGAGGCCAATGATATTTTCTTGTAAGCATTATGCAGACAGTAAAAGTAGGGGAGAGCTGATAAACGGGGCTGTAATATTTAGTTCCAACAGTTTCAGTCACAAAATATACATGaaataattatacaagattttcAAGTATGTTGAACATGAAACTTAAATTTGCATATACTTTATTTAAAGTGGAATGGTCAATTATACACACTATGTTAGTAACTTAGATTATCAACTCAAAAATGATCCCGGAAAAGTTGGCACCTGCAAGCTCTCCTCACCATTAGGTAAATTGCATCTTGTATGGTGAAAGCCATGTGATTCATGACTTACTTTTATTCCCTTTAGAGAACGAATCTGCCACCTTTTGCTCTATATCTTCATTCAAACTAATTATGGGTGGATCCTATATCAAGATATCAACAATATGTCAGTACATTAAACAAGCCCCACATTACTGAAGGAATGAGAAGTCAATATTTTCTGCATAACATCTTCAAGTGTAAGCTATGTAACCTTAGGCGGggcaagcttctaaaatcagcttattttgaaaagcgTTTTTcacaaaagtgcttttcaaaaaagtactttttttccttctaaaaccttggccaaacaccttaactttagggaaaaaagcacttttggcggAAAAAAAACCCTTTTAGCCAAAacgaagcttggccaaacaggctataaaactGGTTACCCTGTAAGCCCACAAATTTCACATAGCTCAAACAATATGGCATGAGAGGGAACACTCTTGCTATGCCATTCCAATGAAAAATGTTCTTAATCAATAAGTACAGTATGAATACAGTTGCTTCACCGGGGGTATATTTTCAATACATGCTGACTAACTAACCAATTATGGTGCCAAAAGTTAAGAACTCAAAGATCTCTACCCAAAAAGTAACTTTCAGCAGCACAGCAAAAAGCCCTACGTGAATATGGGGCAAAAGACAGTGGAACAGCTTTTGACAAACATTTTATAATTCTAACCTGAATTCATTATtagtattagtattatttttgggAAGTACCTAATCTGAATTCATTCTTAAAGTTAATGACCATGTTAGAGTTCAAGAATACTTAAAACATTACCAGAACTGATGCATTAATAATTGCATGGATTCATCTGCTCTAGAGACAGTATCTGAAGTGGAGTCATTGGGATGCCACAATGCCACTGAAATTTTGGCAGTTCTTAGCTTCAGAAATGGCAACTAAAAATCACTCCACATTTCGCTATTATCATTGTAGTCAACTAGTCAATAGTCACCATGATTTCCGTTACAGATGCCACACAGCACAAAATGCTTCAGCATAGCAGAGTCCAACACTTGAAGAAATTCAAACAAACTAAACAAATGGTGAATCCTTGAAAGCCACATCTGTTGTTTACTTACTACGATAGGATATTGTCTATTGCGGATCAACATTTCATTTAGAGGTCCTAGGTAGACCCAAGTGCAACAGAATCAAGGAAGATTGCATGTCCTAACATCTCTTTTTTACCTTTACGATAGAAGGTGGCATGATCTTTCGGCACCACGTTTGGTGCATGTTTCTCAACCTTAACGGAGTCCAATGGGTTATGCCAGCAAATGAAACACAAGCCCTATCCAGTTGGCAAAGCCAGAAAATGCGGACGGAGACAAAGAAAACCCGGAAGACCATTCCGCTTGGCATAATTTGGAGCATTTAGCTTGAGAGGAACCACAGATGTTTTCAGTGGAAGGAAGAGAATTCTTCACTGTTGAAAAATTGATGTATCCAGAGTTTAAAAATATATGGTGCAATGCTGATTTTACTACTGATACTACTGTAATGCCGGACTTCTTAGAATCTTTTCAGCTTTGAAGGGTTTCTTCATCGCAATATTTCATACATGGCTCGGTACTATATTGGCACAAAGTTTATTCATAAGATTTACCTTTTACTGATAAAAAAATTAGTGGTAAACAGGAACTATAACACATTGTTCTACATTTCCATTGAACTTATTACAGACAACTTATCTAAGAAATTGTATTTTATTCTATTTCTTTAACAAATGTCAGAAACTCAGCTGGAGAAGAATTTTAATTTGGTCTCTTTCTTGACCTATTGTTACAAAGCCAGTCGGATTTCAagaggtggagcacgatggttcctTTATACAAgaataagggtgatatccaaaattgcaacaacTATCGGGGTACCAAGCTGCTtagtcatactatgaaagtttgggagagggtggtggagctaAGGAtgaggagtgtgtctatttccgAGAACAGGTTTGGATTTATGCCGGGGCATTCGACTACGGAAGCCATTCACCTTGTTATGAGATTGATGAAACAGTATACGGAAGGAAgagggacttgcatatggtgttcatcaaCTTAGAAAAGGCTTACAATAAAGTTTCGATGGAGGTTCTATGGAGATgcttggaggctagaggtgtacctatgacctacattagggcgattaagaaCATGTATGATGGAGCGAAGACCCAGGTGAGGACTGTGGGAGGGGACTCGGACCATTTTCAGGTCATGATGGGGTTTCACCAGGGGTcggcactcagcccttttttgtttgccatgctgatggacgtactgacgcaccacatccaaggggaggtgtcgtaatgcatgttatttgctgatgacattgttttaattgatgagacgcgaggtgGTATTGATACGAGGTTAGAGGTGTCGAAGCAGACCCTaaagtctaaaggtttcaagttgagtaggatcAAAactgaatacttggagtgtaagttcagtggtgcCACTCAGAGAgtggaaggggaggtgaggctggattGACAAGTCATCCCTATGAGgggaagttttaagtaccttgaaTCTATCATATAGGGGGATGatgagattgatgaagatgtcacacatcgtattggagcgGGATAGATGAAGTGGAGACttgcttccggtgttttgtgtgacaagaaggtgccaccacAACTTAAAGGTATGTTTTATGGAGCGGTGGTCAGactgactatgttgtatggggctaaGTATTGGGCAGTCAAGAGctcccatgtccagaagatgaaggtagcagaaatGAGAATGTTGAAATGGATGTACGGGCaaaccaggttagataggattaaGAATGAAGTTATTCAGGGACAAGGTGGGTGTGACCCCTATTgaagacaagatgcgggaagcgaggcttagatgatTTGGACATGTGAGGAAGAGAAGTACAGAcgcccggttaggaggtgtggggggttgacattggagggcctaagGAGAGGTAGAAGTAGGCCGAAGAagaattggggagaggtgattaggtaaGACATGACATAGCTAcaactgaccgaggacatgacccttgataggaaggtgtagaggtcgaggattaggataGTAGGTTAGGTAATCTAGAATGTTCATATTGGTAGTATTAGCACGTactctcgctttctgttggtattAGGTTTCTATGACTACCTGTCGTTTGTTGCATTTTGGTCATCTTACCGTCTTGTTACTTATGCTGCTTTTACCTGGCTTATCGTTGTTGttccttcttgtttttcttttcattaatgtggtgcttatgctttcctgagccggggtctattggaaacaacatcTCTATCTCCACacggtaggggtaagatctgcgtacacactaccctccctacaCCCCACTATATGGGAATATactgggtatattgttgttgttggtcagaACGGTTATTAGAATGAAACAAGGGACAGGGTAAACCTGGAAATTATGAACATAAAACCTACATAAACAAGTATTTGTGGAGATGTGTTTTGCAAAGTGTTGGGAACAGTTAAAATTGGATAGAAGACCTATATGTTAGATTATTGAAGGAACAATAAATCATTCTGATAGCTTCATTTGATAGGTCCTAACAATCTTTGCGACCCTGTTTCCTAGTTTAACCATTCAATACTCATGAAGGTACAtgcactttttctttttttttaatttaatttcttttctttcttttttgttttggttttttttttttttgggtgggggGTTAAGATAGGAAGGGCAGCTGCGGTAAAGCCATTATGTTTACATGATAAGAACATAATGTAGGCGCAGAATAGTCCACAGGATCAGTCATCAGTCTTTCTTTGACTTTCCTGATCTGTAGTTGTATGGCATTCCTGCTTAGAaaatgaaaatactttttcttATATATGATGAGGATCTCTGTTCCAAAAGTTGCGAACATTACTTTCATGTGAATAAATATGTTGAAATAACTAGTTTTTGTTTTCTGGAAATTTTCTCTCTCTAGGAATAGTAAATAAGAGAGCTACAGTCTGCTAAAAATCACCAAGATAACGCACTCTTCTTTTGATATTCTCTTTTCCACATGTGCAATTCACTTTAGCTTAATTCTTTGATGATAAACAGAGTATGATACACCACTGGACAAATCATGTAAAGGAATCATCTAACAATGTATTCTAAGCGAAAAAGTGACATGTTGGTCGATGCAAGAAAATTTCTATGTCTCATGAAGTTACCCCCAAAAAAAAAGTTGAGTACTACTTTCTCTGTCCCAGTTACTTGAGCTAGTTTTCCTTTTCCCTTATTCCCAAGCTACTTGACCCTCTTTTTGGATGAAAATACCCAATATGATAATTCTACTAAATTTAAGCTAACAAATCCCGCCTCTGTGCAAAATATAATAGGTCACAATCGGGGATAAGGGAGATGTATGATGGGGTGATGGTTAGCATAAGAATACTCAAAGTAATTAGAGGAGTCATACAGTCGATCCCAACTAGTTTGGGAATTAGGCGCAGTTCATGTATAAATTTAAGCTAACACTATCTTATCTTTTTGTTAGTTATCTAGAATCCGCTAAAATAACCACAAGGGCagatttttatacaatttttaACTAGATGTGATATATCTTTGACACTCTACTCCACCTTGTATACATTTAAATATCGTCCTGAATCTCCTCTAGGTTGGTCTCATATGGTAACACGTGATAGGGTCATCCGGAAGGGAGGGAGGGAGTACAAAAGTAAGTGTGACACCATGATATAACAAAGCAAGTTAGAACACTTAATTTCAAGGTGGCTTAGGAACTCACTAGTTGTGCTTGAGCTTCAGATTTCTCATCATATCATGTTGGCTTGCTTCATTTCCTGTTTCCCGAGTAGATTTCGACGAACTTTATGTCATATACAAGTGTTGCATTTCCAGGAATGTTGCAGTCCCCTACACAAATAACAAACAGAAATCATAATTACTGTGTAAACACCTTTttattaaacaaaagaaaaaagaaaatattactgTGTAAACAACTGCAATCACAACAAACTGAATATATTCTTGTTATTTGCAGAGATGAAAAAGTTAGATGAGTAGCATGATGAAAATGGGCAAATGAGTCCTTCACAGCCTCCCAAGGCCAGTGGTAGCCAGATGGTATAATTGAGGAATATACATTGATTAAGATCACTAAGATAAATTGCATACTTATTGACATCCACCCTTTCAGAACATAGTAAGCAGAGTTGTTGAAGATGCTACTTGCTAGTAAGTGTTTCTTTCAATAATAATGCAAGTTTTCTTCTCACCAGTTAAACAAAGGAAAAAATTAAAAGACTTATTTTGGCTAGCTTGATGAAGATAAAGAATAGGCCTTATCATCTGATGTCACGAGCTGATATATGTCTTAAGGAACCCAACAATATAATGCATTTAAAATGCACCAAAAAAACACACCTGAAAAGCAGCCTGCTGGTTCTGGTCCATATGCCAAATGTGGAGGAATCTGAAGCTTACGTTTTCCACCTATGTACCAAAACTTCTAAAGTGAACTATGCTGGGAACAAGAAAAACGTCCACAGGAAGCTCTTATTAGCTGAAAGATCTTACCAATATGCATTGGCGGTATCCCTTCACCTCCCAAGATTCCTTGATCTAATCCCTTGATAACCTGTCAACAGCATGCCCCAGTTCACGAATTGTAGATGAGGTATTGCAAAAATTGAACTATACTCTTCATTTAGTTTTTCGTTTATGTTTCTTATTCATGTACTCCTTCAACCTGAACCTTAGATAAAGCTCTTGGATCTCGTTGCAATTGCAAATTGAGGTGTAAATTACCTCATAGTGAATATATATAGCAAGAGATTCCAGTATAACAGAAAGTTATGGATTACTGAGAAGTATTGGTTATCACTTAGCAGCACGTTATTTCTGTCTTCCTTTGATCAATAAGCAAATGGGGTTGCTGATGTTACATGGTGTGACAAAATcgaccttgggcctaactcaatcCCATAAGCTAGCACATGAGGGGAGGATTGACCGTATAAGGAGATCACAATATGTAGGAAACGTGCCCCCCTCCCCGGACTGCCCAAATGGAATGTGGATAACATAGCACAAAGGTCCAACACTGACAAACGCAACAACAGGGATCAATGATTTTGGCTTTGATACCATGTAAAAAAATGGagcttgggcctaactcaaccctaAAAGCTAGCTCATGAGCGGAGGGttgcccaagaccatataaggataccacaacccattccctCAACCAATGTGCGAATTAACAAATGGAAATAATCTTATCTTGTTCTACTCCATTTGATATCCCAAAACATGGTTGTCACCTTTCTACAAACTTCTTTTATATTTCAtccattttccttctttcttgtatggataatgttttttttttttatagtaaaAGATCTCGGTAGCAAAAACAGGGAACGAGGGCACGGGGAATAGGAAAGATGTTAATACATATCCAGACAATAAGACTAGCTTAATAAAGCCTAGAAGTCTAGTAAATTTGGATGATGGTAACATACACTTACTTTTGTAAAGTAAGAGGCTGTAAAATGGATGATAACTAtcttcaatttccagcatttatGAAAGTCAAAAAAACAGTGGAAATGAAAAATGAGGATACACTAAAACATGGATGATAATGCCCTAACAGTTGCTTAATTTAATAACAGTGTCGTTTACCTGTTCTCTTTACAAACTGCTCATAATTTGTTTGTCATTACATAGATATGTGTCCAGCTTTATGATCTTATCTTTTGATGCATATAGTGTATAGAACTATAAATATATACAAACGCCATTTCAACTGTCTATCTGATAGATAACCAGCCCTAATTTTATAATCTGGGACAGATATAGAAAGCAGAAGCTAATTCGGAGTCACACTTTATACCATCGATCAGTTGCAATGGCTTACATCTGACCCCAAGACATACCTTGCCCATGCCGAGGCGCATGGTCAGGGGTCGACCACGTTTATAGCTGCTGTCGAAAACTATGCCATCCCCAAACCTTGCAGTATAGTGAATCTGAAAGAATAATATACCATTCTCAAGTTCAAGAAAGATTAGAGATAGATAACTTTGATATTCAAACGAGACTTACATTAATGAGCTGGTTATAAGGAGCCTCTTGACCAGAGCCAACAGCAATGTCACAATAACCAAGTCCAGAGCGGGCAAAATTGAAGTCACAAGTGGGCTCAGCAGTAGTAGCATAGTATTCAATTCTGGTAGCATCAGCAGTTAACGGTGTCAAAGCCACTACTGAAGCAGCTAATATTCCAACACCCACTTGCCaaattttcttcttatttataGTAGGAGTTGATTGTATTTGTTGTGGCCAAGAAGAAGCCTTGAAACTGGCTGCTGTAGCTATGGGCTTTGGAGTGAAGACTTGAAGCTTTGGTGATGAAATGGCTAATGAAGAGACTGCCATTTTTATGTCTTTGTGGTTTCTATCTGACTAATCTGTAGCTTGTGGGCTGTATTTAGATATATGGGCATTGCTTGTTTTTGAGAACATCATACATTTTTGGGGCCCATTTTGGCACACGTGCGGGCCAATTGGTTTTCCCGgattttaatacaaatatatatgATACATGAACGCTTCATATATATTTTTCcattatttgaaactttattactctTAATGTTTATGTTTAGTTAACTATCCGGCATAAACAAAttttatttacaaaatatatacaatccaccttaaaaggctcttAATTCATTATTTG harbors:
- the LOC107771513 gene encoding photosynthetic NDH subunit of lumenal location 4, chloroplastic — translated: MAVSSLAISSPKLQVFTPKPIATAASFKASSWPQQIQSTPTINKKKIWQVGVGILAASVVALTPLTADATRIEYYATTAEPTCDFNFARSGLGYCDIAVGSGQEAPYNQLINIHYTARFGDGIVFDSSYKRGRPLTMRLGMGKVIKGLDQGILGGEGIPPMHIGGKRKLQIPPHLAYGPEPAGCFSGDCNIPGNATLVYDIKFVEIYSGNRK